Part of the Clostridium taeniosporum genome is shown below.
GTTTAAATTTAAGCCATCCATTTTGTTACCTCTCAACAATTTTTATAGGTATATTATACCATAAAACCCTTGATTTTAGAAGAGCTTGCTCACTTTTAAATCAAGAGTTTCTATTTGTAATTTCAAATGTTTTAGTAACAATTTTTTTCTTTTATAGGCTTAAATTTTGATGTAGTTCTAACTTCATATCCTTTAAGTAGCCAACTTAATTCTTCTTTATTTACTTTCATTGCTTCTTCTTTAGTCATAGGCCATTTCAACCTATTATTTTCAAGTCTATGATAATATAGCCAAAAACCTTCATCAAAATGTAATATTTTTAATCTATTCATCGACCTGTTACAGAAGACAAATAGAGCTTTTTCAAAGGGATCTAACTTTAACTGTGTTTGAACGATCATAACTAAACCATCTATACTTTTTCGTAAATCTGTTATACCACAAGCTAAATATACAGTATCTACTTTATCTATATTAAGCATGTTTTACTAAATTCCCTAAGTATATTTGATAACAAAGCTATTTCATTAGCCGGTATAAATATTTTAGCTTTGCCAATTTCTATCTTAATCTCAGTAGCTGATTTAATATTATTAGTTACTGTTAATATATTTGTATTATTGTTTTCTAAAGCTATAGCTTGAAATGTCGT
Proteins encoded:
- the tnpB gene encoding IS66 family insertion sequence element accessory protein TnpB (TnpB, as the term is used for proteins encoded by IS66 family insertion elements, is considered an accessory protein, since TnpC, encoded by a neighboring gene, is a DDE family transposase.), whose translation is MLNIDKVDTVYLACGITDLRKSIDGLVMIVQTQLKLDPFEKALFVFCNRSMNRLKILHFDEGFWLYYHRLENNRLKWPMTKEEAMKVNKEELSWLLKGYEVRTTSKFKPIKEKNCY
- the tnpA gene encoding IS66 family insertion sequence element accessory protein TnpA yields the protein MVKKGTDVKWRELVEKFSSYEGTLDSFCKENSISRSQFYYYRKKFEKENNTTFQAIALENNNTNILTVTNNIKSATEIKIEIGKAKIFIPANEIALLSNILREFSKTCLI